A section of the Leptospira barantonii genome encodes:
- a CDS encoding DUF1564 family protein: MNIKNLKKPVRHLRLLKPNRSGRNQSKQKNLMALDSQRNLKKLGSPSDLNVPKELVPYLDRRIRSAGSMRLLLNQCICNRSVLFLIQKQNAGEKISYQKQKLELQRYPFRPFEDDWVELRRLAFLHGVSMCRMFVRLLETDLYPESKFAENLVLEKLPPEVVTEPKLFEQTGT, translated from the coding sequence ATGAACATCAAAAATTTAAAAAAACCCGTCAGGCATCTACGCCTGTTAAAGCCAAATCGTTCCGGAAGGAATCAAAGCAAACAAAAAAATCTTATGGCCCTGGATTCACAGAGAAACCTAAAAAAACTGGGTTCTCCGTCGGATCTAAATGTTCCAAAAGAATTAGTCCCTTATCTGGACAGAAGAATTCGAAGCGCGGGATCCATGAGATTGCTTTTGAACCAATGTATCTGTAATAGATCGGTTTTATTTCTGATCCAAAAGCAGAATGCAGGAGAAAAAATCTCCTATCAAAAACAAAAACTCGAACTACAACGTTATCCTTTTCGTCCGTTTGAAGACGACTGGGTTGAACTCAGAAGACTCGCGTTTCTTCACGGAGTTTCCATGTGTCGGATGTTCGTTAGATTGCTCGAAACGGATCTTTATCCGGAATCTAAATTTGCGGAAAATCTGGTTTTGGAAAAACTTCCGCCGGAGGTTGTCACGGAACCGAAATTATTCGAACAGACGGGAACCTAA
- the lsa26 gene encoding surface adhesion protein Lsa26, with product MFRNLKRISVLIFSIGSLFFSSSVFALGTYSEGWAVVKLVQFESRGLIFDSYEGLIEFTTYDKSEKCDASKDECFTPLREKVEFSVRPENGEVVNFLSNNLNQEILVQYRVHRIEPIALSTDLEVITAQRQVSIIPKDAVDKIIVDKSGSKRNFSVSGRILTLEYQGTAIGTYEGLYLDEVRGKVHPFSVTKEEVANFAWNTMKFSTKYFIGISVAFATGWRKSDYDVFEINYKSPAGGVYSSPDTKK from the coding sequence ATGTTTAGAAATTTAAAAAGAATCAGCGTTTTAATTTTCTCCATAGGTTCCTTGTTTTTTTCCTCTTCCGTTTTTGCTTTAGGAACTTATTCGGAAGGTTGGGCCGTTGTTAAACTCGTTCAGTTTGAAAGTCGCGGGCTTATTTTCGATTCATACGAAGGCCTTATAGAATTTACTACATACGATAAATCCGAAAAATGCGATGCATCGAAAGACGAATGCTTTACTCCTCTCCGGGAAAAAGTTGAGTTTTCTGTTCGTCCCGAGAATGGAGAAGTCGTTAACTTTTTAAGCAACAATCTTAACCAAGAAATTTTAGTTCAATATCGGGTTCATAGAATTGAACCGATCGCGCTTTCTACCGATTTAGAGGTAATTACAGCGCAGAGACAGGTTTCGATTATTCCTAAAGACGCGGTGGATAAAATCATCGTGGATAAATCAGGATCCAAAAGAAATTTTTCCGTTTCGGGAAGAATTCTTACGTTAGAATATCAAGGAACCGCAATCGGAACCTATGAAGGTTTGTATTTAGATGAGGTTCGCGGTAAGGTTCACCCTTTTTCTGTGACCAAAGAAGAAGTTGCTAACTTTGCTTGGAATACGATGAAATTCAGTACGAAATATTTTATCGGAATCTCCGTTGCCTTTGCGACCGGTTGGAGAAAGTCTGATTACGATGTTTTCGAAATCAATTATAAGTCTCCGGCAGGTGGGGTTTATTCTTCTCCAGATACGAAGAAGTAA